A stretch of Pogona vitticeps strain Pit_001003342236 chromosome 5, PviZW2.1, whole genome shotgun sequence DNA encodes these proteins:
- the RAB33B gene encoding ras-related protein Rab-33B, giving the protein MAGEIESSLELSFSSSGPGSLPPPRSRIFKIIVIGDSNVGKTCLTYRFCAGRFPERTEATIGVDFRERAVDIYGERIKIQLWDTAGQERFRKSMVQHYYRNVHAVVFVYDMTNLASFHNLPLWIEECKQHLLTNDIPRILVGNKCDLRSAIQVPTDVAQKFADTHSMPLFETSAKNPDDNDHVEAIFMTLAHKLKSHKPLMLSQPSDNTVHLEPASKPVMTCWC; this is encoded by the exons ATGGCGGGTGAGATCGAATCGTCGCTGGAGCTGAGCTTCTCGAGTAGCGGGCCCGGGTCGCTGCCTCCCCCGCGCTCCCGTATCTTCAAGATCATCGTCATTGGGGATTCGAACGTGGGGAAGACGTGCCTGACGTACCGCTTCTGCGCCGGCCGCTTCCCGGAGCGCACCGAAGCCACCATCGGGGTGGATTTCCGCGAGCGCGCAGTCGACATCTACGGGGAGCGAATCAAG aTCCAGCTCTGGGATACAGCGGGGCAGGAACGATTCAGAAAGAGCATGGTGCAGCATTATTACAGGAATGTACATGCAGTTGTATTTGTATATGATATGACCAACCTTGCCAGTTTTCACAATTTACCATTGTGGATTGAGGAGTGCAAACAACACTTACTCACAAATGATATACCCCGAATTTTGGTTGGAAACAAGTGTGATCTCAGAAGTGCAATACAGGTGCCTACGGACGTAGCTCAGAAGTTTGCCGACACACATAGTATGCCATTGTTTGAAACTTCTGCCAAAAATCCTGATGACAATGATCATGTGGAAGCTATATTTATGACACTGGCTCATAAGCTCAAGAGCCATAAGCCACTCATGCTTAGTCAGCCATCTGACAACACTGTTCACCTAGAACCTGCATCAAAACCTGTCATGACATGTTGGTGCTAG